In the genome of Aequorivita sp. H23M31, the window TTTCGACGTCTATTAAATACTGCTGATATAATCCTTCGGCCTCCTCAACGGTCTTACCGGCCATTGGGTTTATTTGACGTATATGCTTTAGACCAGCATCTCTTTCATTTTTTAAAATCCCAACACTCATGCTTCTTACATTACAAGAATGTAATATGTTCTCTATCTCTTTAGCTATATTAAGGTTGTTTTCATTTTCAAGTTCAATGCGCGCTGAGAGGTATTTTTGTTTTTCTTCTACTGTTAAACTTTTGTTCAGTTTGTTTAACTCATTTTTTAAATTGGAAAGGGCGACGCGTTTGCCATTCAAGTAAATTTTGGAGTTTTCATCAATTTCTATCTGAATATCCTCGATGAGATCATTTGTTGAAACATAACTGTTTTCATGGCCTGTTTTAATAGTTTCCGTAGAACCGAATCCATAGATCAGGAATGACAGGAGCGGTAAAATCAATAGGCTTCTGAATAAAATACTGCGGCGGGAAGTGTTTGTTTTCATAATTAAAAATCGTTTTTTCATGGGTGAGTAATTGATTGAATGTGCCAGCCGTGGCGTTATAGTATGGCTTTGGTTATTGGGATTTATGAATGCTAATAATAATTTTTGATAAGCCGAGGTTTCAAAACCGTTTTTCAAGACCGCTTCATCGGCGAGAAATTCGTGGTTGAGTTTGATGCTTCTTTTTAAGAAATAAAATAGTGGATTGAACCAGAATATGATTTTCAAAAGCTCAATCAGAATAATATCTAAACTATGTCTTTGTCTTGCATGAGCTTCTTCGTGAAGCAGGACTTCAGCAGGAATATTGCCCGATTCAAACTTCTCCTTGTTTAGAAATATATAGCTAAAAAAAGTATGTGGAATAACATTTTCTTTTAAAAGAATATTTGTAAAACTTCTATCCTGACGTTTTGGATTCTTCCGAATTTGTTGAATTATAGTGAAAAGATTTCTGAGAAATTTCACACTAAAAAATAAGACTCCCAATCCGTAGATTGTCCAAAGAACAAGTGGCCAATAATTTATAGTTTCAATGGTTTTATCAACGGTCAACTTCGGAATTCCTTCCGTGTAAATTGTCTGAAAGGCCGAAACTTGCCCATAACTTGTAAAGGTTATAAATGGAATAACGAAGGAAGTAACTAAACTTCCAAGTAAATAAAATCGTTTAAAATTGTGGATCGAGGTGTTTTCCAGAACAAGCTTGTAAAAGACGTAAAGAATGGCAAGAATGACGGTAGACTTCAGAAGATATAGTTCCATAATCATTTAATCAGGTGTTGATATTATATTGTTTGAAGATCTAATTTTATTAAGGTTTTTAAAATGACCTATTTTAAAGGATTTTTCTTATTGATTTCTGAATCGATGATAGCTTTCAATTCCTCCAACTCTTTTTTGGAAAGATTGGTTTCTTCGGTGAAAAATGAAGCAAATTGGGAAGGACTGTTATTGAAGAAATTTTTGATCAATCCATTGACGTGCTTTGAAAAGTAATCTCTCTTTTTTACCAATGGAAAGTACTCACGGGAACGCCCAAGTTGTTTGTAATCGACAAATTTCTTGTCTTGCATCCGTTTTAAAAGAGTGGCAACGGTAGTTGTGGCGGGTCTTGGTTCAGGATAGGCTTCAACTAAATCTTTCATTAGAGCGCGTTCCTTTTTCCAGAGGAATTGCATTAATTGTTCTTCGGCGTTTGAGAGTGTCATTTTTAAAGATTGAAATTATTTCTACAAACGTAGAATGAATATTCTTATTCTACAAACATAGAGCAAACTTTTTTTTGAAAAATGTTTCGTTCGATTATTGAATTTAGGGTAGGTGCTTCGGAAAAAGGATTTCTCAGAAACATATTATTTTTGAAAGAATTTTTATTTATGGTGTGGACTTATCCGGTTGTTCTATAGAAATATTTTTCCTTTCTGAAATAAAACTCCCGTCATTTGCCGTTCCTTCAATGAAAACTGAGATGTTATTTATTTTGGGCCGTGCAATTGTAAAATTTAAGGTTCCATTTTCTGTAACCTTCAGGTTTGGAAACCAATCGATCACCCCAAAATCTCTAAAGAAGAAACCGTTGTATGACGAATATTCGGGAGCATAAAACTTCTTTGGACTACTGAAAGACAGGGGTACATTAATATCCTGAGAAACATTTCTCTCCATCTTGCTTTGTGCTTTCAGCGGATCGGTATAAATCTTTATTACTCCTGCTGCTCCCAGTCCTCCTTCACTTGTTCCTGACTTATCAAAAGTTATATAATCTATATCATCTAGGGTATATTTATACAAAAAATCGGTATTTTTTAGCGGAACGTTATTTAAATAGACTATTACAGTCTTCTGTTTAACAAAGGTGTTCGAGGAACCAGAAAGCGTTCCGGGTGAGGTAATCGTAGCACCCTGTCCAAATGAGACTGGCCGCGGATTGTAAATAACTAATTTACCCCCTGATTCGAAAACTTTAAATCCCTGGCTCCTGATAAAGTCGGCAAAATAAACATAAGACTTTCGGGTTTGATCGTCTACAATCTTCACTTTTCCAAAAGCAGTTCTTGTCAATTGATCTTCTCGAGACAGTTTTTTATTTCCTTGGATCACTACTTCTTCCAAATGCTCCATATTCTCCCAACTTGGTTTCAGAGTATTCTGAGCGGAATAAGTGTCCATTTCTTTTTTTTCGATTAAGGGAGGAATGTCACCTGATTGGTTTAGATCGGGAATTCGTGACGGAGAAAATTGCAAGTATAGATTAGGTCTTTCAATATGGTTGTTTTTCTTGACGCTGCTAAATCTTAATACCTCAGAATCCATTGGATAAAGACCGACGGCGCCAAAATCTTTATCACCTTCTTCTAAATCAAACAGCTCCATTTCATTATTGCTGGTGGCGTACATCATATATTCGGAACGGGAATTTTTATTGACATTCGCTCTAAAACTTATGCCATTTTCATATTCGTAATCTGCTTTTGGCGGATGATTGAAAATAGTATTCCAGTCATAACTGCTCCAGCCTTGCGTCAAGAGCACATTGTCGAGCTCAAATTTCTTTTTCCGGGTAACATCCGTAAAATAATAAGCCGCGTCTTCCACATAACCTTTTATATAGGGCTGTAAATATGTTTCAGAAATTATATTATTGTTGGGATTATAGGATTTTGTTTCCTCTGGGAGCACTGACACACTAAAATTATTGAATAATCTTTTATCGACCTTACTAATAGGAATTGTAATGGTAAGGGAATCTTTAGTGGCCGATGTGCTAGGATTTTCGGCCGATAACAATTCAATTCCGTCATATTTAAAGAAAAGTCGTTCTAAAATGGGATTGTTGTTTTCATTAAAAAGAGTAAAAATATTGATGCCCGAAGTCAAGTCTTCATAATTTATAACCTTGACCACTTCTTGGGATTTTCCAAAGGTTAAATCGACTGTTTTTAAAACTTCTCCGTTATGGATTGCCAAGGTGTACTTCTGGTTTTTTATTTGTTTTAATGTTGACTGATTGGTTCTAAAGGATAGTGCAACCTTATTATCCACATCGTTCATAGTGATTGCTATCCCATCATTCTCAATATTTTTAATAGGAAATTTTTGAACCGAACCATCCAAAATCACATTATAGATTTCGTTACTCTGTGGTGTAAAGATGAATTTTCCAATTCCGAAACCATTCGTCTTAAAATCGGTAAGTGTGTTATCTTTTGAATCTACCACTTTTGCGGACATATAGGGAATCCCTAAGCCTTTATTATCTTTTACAATTACACCAACCGAGTTTGTCACATCGGTTACAAAATGTCCTCCTTCAGGGAGAAATTGCGCATCAATTGTTGAATTTCTTTCTTCAGTTTGTGGAATGTTTTCAGTGTTGGAATCTAGGATTTGGATGGTTTGCACATAATAATTTTGCTCATCAAAATTCCGCATCCAGTTGGTATATGCTCTAAAAATGTATTTTCCCGAAGTAAACAAACTGTCTATTTGAAATGATCCACTAGCAACACCGTTATGGGCCAGAATCATTTCGCTTTTCACAATTTTATTGTTTTCATCCGAAAGTGTGCAATAAACATTGGTGGCAGTCTTCGAGAGTTGGTGGTTTCCTTTATCGAAAATATACGCAGTATAACCCAATATTTCTCCTTTTAAATAAGTGGTTTTGTTCAGATGGGCGTATGCTATTTCACGAGGCAATTCCGTATATTCTTTATAGGAAGAAACCAAATTTGGTTGTTTATTTTGTCCGAAACCTGAAAAACTAGAAATCAGAATAAAGACTAGGCTCAATGGCAAAAACGAGGACAGTGTAGTTTTGGAATTCATAATTTCCGAGGTTTAAGTTTACATTGAGATTGATAAAAATACGAAATTCATGCCTCAAATTTTATTCCGCAATTTTAAGGTTTGTTTTTCCAGAAGTATTTTCAATCAAACCGCTATCTTTGCCGAAATATGTTAAAGCATTATGGAAAAAGAGTTACAACAGCGAAGCGACAACAAATGTGAGCTTTGCGGAAGCACAGAAAATCTTGGGGTTTTTCAAATTCCAGATTCTCCCTCGAATGGAGCGGATGCCGCAATTTATATATGCAATGTTTGCAAAGAACAAATTGAGGATTCCGATAAAACTGACCCTAACCATTGGCGTTGCTTGAACGAAAGTATGTGGAGCACGGTTCCTGCTGTCCAGGTTATGGCCTGGAGAATGTTGAACCGATTGAAGTCTGAAGGCTGGCCCCAGGATTTACTGGATATGATGTATCTGGATGAAGAAACCGCACAATGGGCAAAAGCTGGATCTGCAGAAAAAAACGAAAATGTCCTTGTCCATAGAGACAGCAATGGGGTAATCCTGGAAGCTGGAGATTCCGTTGTGCTTATAAAAGATTTAAAAGTGAAGGGAAGCAGCATGGTTGCCAAACAGGGAACAGCGGTACGAAGAATTTCCCTAGACCACGAAAATGAAAAATATATCGAAGGTCGTGTCGATGGGCAACAGATAGTGATCATCACCGACTTCGTGAAAAAGATATAGTGTTTTATTTTATTTACTCCATTTCTTGACAAATAGGCAACCGAGTATATCTCATTTCAAACCTATTTTAAAAATCTAAAGTTGGCTTTTTTTAAAGGAGCCAACTTTTAGTATCTTCACGAGCCAAAATAATATCCATGATTAAAGACATTATCCGAAACCGCCGTGCGGTTTTTCCAGCTCAATATAATGAGGATACGATTTCAAAAGAAGAAATATCCACTATTTTAGAAACTGCCAATTGGGCGCCAAACCATAGGCGTACGGAACCTTGGCGTTTCAAGGTTTTTCACGGAATATCGCAGGCAGCTCTGGGCAAGTTTATGGCCGAAACCTATAAAAGCACTACTGATAAATTTTCTGAGCGCAGCTATCAGAAGATGATTGAAAATCCCACAAAAGCGGGATGTGTGATTGCAATCTGCATGCAACGAGATCCAAAAGAAAGTGTGCCAGAGTGGGAGGAAATTGCCGCAACTGCGATCGCTGTACAAAATATGTGGCTAACCGCGTCCGAAATGAAAATTGGTAGCTATTGGTCTTCACCTGGTGTGAAGGAACATTTAGGAGATTTTATAAATCTTGAAGACGGCGAGCGTTGTTTGGGATTTTTCTATATGGGCAAATATGACGGTGAACTTCCTGAGGGCACACGGAAATCTCCTATTGAGGAAAAAACTGAATGGATTTAAGCTGATTATAGTTCAATCAATATACTAAAAGGCCCAAAAGGAACATAATTGCCATTTGGGTCTTTTTTTTAGAAATTTATCTCTTTTAAACCCTTACGTGTCTTATACTGTACAGAATTAACGAATTAAATGAGGAAATGGAATTGAAATTGCGTTATATTTGATTTTTATTTACAATAGAAAAGGTTTTTTAAACACTTTTAAATTTCTATATTAATCTAAATATTTCAAAAATGTACCAACAAATTTTAAAAAATGGTTTTTCCTATCATCTCTACTTGGTTTCTGTTTTAGCAGTATTTTTATGTGCGAGTACTTTTGGACAGGAAAAACAAAAACATCAGCCAAATGATTCAGGCTTTGAAAGATATTCTTCTAATGAAGTGGATAAAGTCCCGGTTTATCCGGGATGCACAAGTGATAATAATGAAGGTTTAGAAACTTGTATGATGGGTGAAATATCCCAGTATATTGTTAATAATCTAGATTTCAACTTAGCATCACAATCGGGTCTTATGGGGATGCAAGAGATAGTAGTGCATTTTGGAATTGATGCTAGCGGGAAAGTGGTGCACGTTTCTGCCAAGGCCGGTAATCCCACAATGGAGAAAGAAGCGGTCCGCGTAATAAAAAGTTTACCAGAGTGCGAGCCGGGGGAGAAGGATGGTAAAAAAGTTGGAGTTTACTACACTTTTCCTATAGGTTTTGAAGTGGAATAACGGTTTCTTCTTAAAATCTCCTTCCACATAATATATTTTCCTAGAGGGTAATTGAACTTCTGGAAATAAATGGGCAAAAATTTATAACTAAATAATTAGTTTAAACTAATTATTTAGTTATATTTGTTTTATCAAGTTTCAAAAAATATAATCGATTAGTCTAAGATCCAGATTCCGATGCTCTTCGAAATTACATTTTGGTCTTAATTAAAACAAAATCTCATGTCGCACATTAAACAACTTACCAAAGCAGAAGAGGATATTATGCAAATTCTATGGGAACTGCAGGAAGGCAATGTTGCCTCCATAGTAGAACAATTGCCCGAACCAAAACCTGCCTATAATACCGTTTCCACCATAGTTAGAATTTTGGAAAGTAAAGATTTTGTCGATTATAGAAAGGAGGGGAGGAATCATATATATTTCCCGAAAGTGAAAAAGTCGGAATACAGCAATCAGTCCCTCAATAAACTAATGGATGGCTATTTTCAAGGTTCTTTTAAAAGTATGGTTTCGTTTTTTATGAAGAAGAATGATATCAGCATCCAGGAAATGGAGGAAATTATGAAAGAAATTAACTCAGAAAATCCCGAGAAATGATACATACCATTATACATATAATCGTCTATCAACTGCTTTTTCTAGCAGTTTACGATCTCTTTCTGAAGAAGGAAACTTTTTTCAATTTGAATAGGATCTACCTATTGGTCACTCCAATTTTAAGTATCGTTTTGCCCTTTGTAAGTCTTGGATTTATTCAGCAGAACATTCCGCAGGAATATTTTGTTCAATTGCCCGCAGTGGTACTTGAGGGAAATGTTTCGGGATTAGAAAAGAGATTTCCCTGGCTTCTCTTAATCTTAATTCTTTGGATCATGGGGATTGTTGGCAGCGCTCTGCTCTTTTCATACAAGATTTTCAAGTTAATAAAACTGAACCGTTCAGGAACGGTGGAAAATGTTTCGGGAATAACTTTAAGGACACTTCCTAAAACCGACCTTGCTTTTTCTTTCCACAATACTATTTATTTAGGCGATAGTATTTCGAAGGAAAACAGAGCGAGTATTATAGCCCACGAAAAAGTTCATATCTATCAAAAACATTCCTGGGATTTATTGTACTTCGAACTTCTTCGCATTGTATTTTGGTTTAATCCATTTGTTTATCTTTTTCAAAACCGGATATCTACTCTTCACGAATACATCGCTGATACCAAGGTTGCGCACCAAAATAAAAAAAGGGAATACTATCAAAACCTCCTTTCCGAAGTATTCCAAACAGACCAAATTTCTTTTGTCAATACCTTTTTCAAACAGTCATTAATTAAAAAACGCATTGTTATGTTACAGAAAACTAGATCACCTAGAATTAAAATGATGAAGTATTTGCTGTTACTTCCAATTTTGGCAAGTATTCTTATATATACTTCTTGTTCAGGGACCAAGGATATTACTCAGAATAAAGAAAAAGTAATTAATCAAATGCCCACACCTCCAGTTCCTCCAGCTCCACCAACTCCCCCGGTTGCGAATAGAGAAGTTGTTGAAATTACTGAGGTTCGTGAAATGGATGAAAATGAAGTTTCTGATGTGCCTTTTTCAGTTATCGATCAAGTGCCTATCTATCCTGGATGTACTGGAGATAACATCGCGATGAAAAAATGTATGTCCACCAAAATATCCGAATTTATCAATAGTAATTTTAATATTAAAGTAGCCGATACCAGTGTTACGGGAAGACAGCGAATTTCAGTTCAATTTAAAATTAACAACACCGGTAAAGTTGTCGATATCCGGGCAAGAACAAAAAATCCAAAACTTCAGGCAGAAGCAGAGCGGGTGATCGCCATGCTTCCACAAATGTCTCCGGGCGAACAAAGAGGTGAGAAGGTAGGGGTCCTTTATTCATTGCCAATTATTATTGACTTAAAATAATTGCGAGGAACGAAGCAATCTGGGGAACGAAGCAATCTGGGGAACGGAGAAATCTGGGGAACGAAGAATCTAAGTAACGAATTAATTAATTAAGAAGAAAAGCCTTATTTTTTAGTCCAATACGGCTTAATAGAGGTTACATATAAGATTAGGCTGCGTTGGGTTTGGAAATCCAAAGTTTAAAAAGGTTCACTTTATTTTTTATGGTTGGCCTTTTTTATGAAATCAGATTGTTTGATATATAGTTTTACTCTATTTTTTATCTGCAAACGCTAGAATTACGACTTTTAATGAAAAACCTACTATTACCATTTTTCTTAACCTTCATTCTAAATGCCCAAGCACAAACTTCTTCGTATTTAGTTATTGCCAAAATAGCAGACAGTTTATATGAAATTGGCGAGTACAACAAAGCAATTCCATATTTTAGGAAAATAGGAAACTATCAGAAAATTGCAAACAGTTATGAAGCTCTCGGAAATTACAGTGACGCCCGAAAGTATTCAGAAAAAGCTTTATCAGGAGATGAATCCAATCCTAAAACTCAATATGATTACGCAAAATTCCTTGTTCGATTATCAAACTATAAAATAGCTGATAGTATCTTGGAAATACTTCAAAATAAATTCCCCTCGAATTCTAATTTTGTATATGAAAGAGGACTCATAAAAGAAGTTCAAAAGGATTCTACCGCAATTGATTTATTTTTGCAGGCGCACCAAATGGATTCCAACAACCTAAATGCCATTTATAAAATTGCGCGAAATTATATTAAAAATAGGAAGTTTAAAGAAGCAGAGCCCTTTATAGAAAGGGGATTATCTGTTGATAAGAACAGCTCTCGATTTCTAACCTTACTAGCGATTAAGGATTTTTATACGGAAAAATTTCATGAAGCTATATCCACTTATACAATCCTGATTTCCAAAGGTGAAAGTTATCCTTCCCTTCACGAAAATCTAGCAAGATCGTATTCACAAACAAATCAATTTGAAAAGGCTTTGGAGCAATACAAAATTCTTCTGCAAAAGTTTGACGATAAAAATCCCAAATATCATCACGAGGTGGGGGTACTTTATAGATCGATGCAGGAATACGAAAAAGCTGAAAGACATTTCAATATTGCAATCGGACTTCTGGAAACTCCGCTATCAAATGAATATTACGAACTGTCCAAACTGTACGGCTGGAACAAGAATTCTAAGAATGAAATGTACGCTTTACGAAAGGCAATCGCCAATAATCCCAATAATGAGCAAGCATACTATCATTTGGCTGTAGCGGCAGATAATTATTTTAAGGATAAAAAGACAGTTTTAGGGTATTATGAAAACTACCTTAAAAAATATGGGGAAACCGGAAGAATGAGAAATCTTGTCAAACAACGTATAAGCGATTTAAAAATGGAACTTCATTTTATATCGGAATAAGGTTCTAAACCTAACAGGTCTCAAAGACCTGTTAGGTTTTTCACAAGGAACCTTCCTCGTTGCATTTAAATTGGGGCATTAAGATTAATCGTGTATGTTTCAGTAAATTTGTACTTTTCAAATTGAATTTTTTCTGAAATGACAGAGCGTATCTTTTTGGTTTTTCTAATGTTATTGGCAACCTCCTGCCAGTTTTTTGAAACTGAAAAGGTTTCCTCAGAAGCCATTTATGAAGATGAAATGGAAACGATAAATTGGAAAGATGTGGACAGATATCCTTCATTTCCAGTCTGTGAAAATGAAATTGACAAGGCATTACAGAAAAACTGTTTTATCAATACCATAAGCTCTCGGCTGTACCAAAACATCAGTGAGAAAAATATAATTGCCGTAAGGGAGATTTATGATACTGTAAAAGTGAAATTTGAAGTTGGCTCCTCGGGCCGGCTTTCTATTATGGATATTGAAATGGATTCCCTCCTTCAAAAAGAATTTCCAGATCTGGAATCCTGGATTTTGAATAGCTTAGATTCTTTACAACCGGTGGCACCCGCCTACAAACGGGGGATTCCGGTTAAAACACAGTTTACCCTTCCGGTAATTGTGCAGACCAATTGATTATAAATTGAATTTATATCCCAAAGAAAAATTGATGGGGAATTCCTTGTTACTATCTACGTTAATTCCAACAATGTCTTGGTACCTAAAGGTTATATAGCCATCTCCCACCTTATAATCCGCTCCAATCCCAAAAGTGAGCGGCGCATTAAAATCACTTCCCGAATCATTCCGAGTTTGCAGTGTAGTTTCTTCCATAAATGAAATTTGCATTGAATAAAATGTTAGCGCAGCAAATTTGGCGTTTAGATATATATCCAGTTTAGGGGTCTTTACAAACTTAAAACGATAGTTTAAGGCCAATTGAGACGCGGAGTATTTATAATCACTACTTTCAAAAGTATGTTGAAAGTCCAAAACCAAAGCATGCCGTTTCAATTTTACCAAATCGAGCATTTCGAGCTCCACACCCACAAACGCTTGGGAAATATCTTCTGGATTTGCGGTATAGATACTATTGGTTATCCCTACAAATCCACCCAAACGAAAGTGCAACGCGATGTTTTTATTGGTGTCTTCAAAATTTGGGTCCTTCATT includes:
- a CDS encoding M56 family metallopeptidase, coding for MIMELYLLKSTVILAILYVFYKLVLENTSIHNFKRFYLLGSLVTSFVIPFITFTSYGQVSAFQTIYTEGIPKLTVDKTIETINYWPLVLWTIYGLGVLFFSVKFLRNLFTIIQQIRKNPKRQDRSFTNILLKENVIPHTFFSYIFLNKEKFESGNIPAEVLLHEEAHARQRHSLDIILIELLKIIFWFNPLFYFLKRSIKLNHEFLADEAVLKNGFETSAYQKLLLAFINPNNQSHTITPRLAHSINYSPMKKRFLIMKTNTSRRSILFRSLLILPLLSFLIYGFGSTETIKTGHENSYVSTNDLIEDIQIEIDENSKIYLNGKRVALSNLKNELNKLNKSLTVEEKQKYLSARIELENENNLNIAKEIENILHSCNVRSMSVGILKNERDAGLKHIRQINPMAGKTVEEAEGLYQQYLIDVENFTKANANAEKDENNPWSIEVQKNEDSPRTIEVQKDENNPWSIEVQEDGDNPQSIEVQKDESNPWSIKVQKDAASKDIIDEWRKQE
- a CDS encoding BlaI/MecI/CopY family transcriptional regulator; the encoded protein is MTLSNAEEQLMQFLWKKERALMKDLVEAYPEPRPATTTVATLLKRMQDKKFVDYKQLGRSREYFPLVKKRDYFSKHVNGLIKNFFNNSPSQFASFFTEETNLSKKELEELKAIIDSEINKKNPLK
- a CDS encoding PhnA domain-containing protein encodes the protein MEKELQQRSDNKCELCGSTENLGVFQIPDSPSNGADAAIYICNVCKEQIEDSDKTDPNHWRCLNESMWSTVPAVQVMAWRMLNRLKSEGWPQDLLDMMYLDEETAQWAKAGSAEKNENVLVHRDSNGVILEAGDSVVLIKDLKVKGSSMVAKQGTAVRRISLDHENEKYIEGRVDGQQIVIITDFVKKI
- a CDS encoding nitroreductase family protein; translated protein: MIKDIIRNRRAVFPAQYNEDTISKEEISTILETANWAPNHRRTEPWRFKVFHGISQAALGKFMAETYKSTTDKFSERSYQKMIENPTKAGCVIAICMQRDPKESVPEWEEIAATAIAVQNMWLTASEMKIGSYWSSPGVKEHLGDFINLEDGERCLGFFYMGKYDGELPEGTRKSPIEEKTEWI
- a CDS encoding energy transducer TonB gives rise to the protein MYQQILKNGFSYHLYLVSVLAVFLCASTFGQEKQKHQPNDSGFERYSSNEVDKVPVYPGCTSDNNEGLETCMMGEISQYIVNNLDFNLASQSGLMGMQEIVVHFGIDASGKVVHVSAKAGNPTMEKEAVRVIKSLPECEPGEKDGKKVGVYYTFPIGFEVE
- a CDS encoding BlaI/MecI/CopY family transcriptional regulator — encoded protein: MKQLTKAEEDIMQILWELQEGNVASIVEQLPEPKPAYNTVSTIVRILESKDFVDYRKEGRNHIYFPKVKKSEYSNQSLNKLMDGYFQGSFKSMVSFFMKKNDISIQEMEEIMKEINSENPEK
- a CDS encoding M56 family metallopeptidase, with amino-acid sequence MIHTIIHIIVYQLLFLAVYDLFLKKETFFNLNRIYLLVTPILSIVLPFVSLGFIQQNIPQEYFVQLPAVVLEGNVSGLEKRFPWLLLILILWIMGIVGSALLFSYKIFKLIKLNRSGTVENVSGITLRTLPKTDLAFSFHNTIYLGDSISKENRASIIAHEKVHIYQKHSWDLLYFELLRIVFWFNPFVYLFQNRISTLHEYIADTKVAHQNKKREYYQNLLSEVFQTDQISFVNTFFKQSLIKKRIVMLQKTRSPRIKMMKYLLLLPILASILIYTSCSGTKDITQNKEKVINQMPTPPVPPAPPTPPVANREVVEITEVREMDENEVSDVPFSVIDQVPIYPGCTGDNIAMKKCMSTKISEFINSNFNIKVADTSVTGRQRISVQFKINNTGKVVDIRARTKNPKLQAEAERVIAMLPQMSPGEQRGEKVGVLYSLPIIIDLK
- a CDS encoding tetratricopeptide repeat protein, with the translated sequence MKNLLLPFFLTFILNAQAQTSSYLVIAKIADSLYEIGEYNKAIPYFRKIGNYQKIANSYEALGNYSDARKYSEKALSGDESNPKTQYDYAKFLVRLSNYKIADSILEILQNKFPSNSNFVYERGLIKEVQKDSTAIDLFLQAHQMDSNNLNAIYKIARNYIKNRKFKEAEPFIERGLSVDKNSSRFLTLLAIKDFYTEKFHEAISTYTILISKGESYPSLHENLARSYSQTNQFEKALEQYKILLQKFDDKNPKYHHEVGVLYRSMQEYEKAERHFNIAIGLLETPLSNEYYELSKLYGWNKNSKNEMYALRKAIANNPNNEQAYYHLAVAADNYFKDKKTVLGYYENYLKKYGETGRMRNLVKQRISDLKMELHFISE
- a CDS encoding porin family protein, which produces MRSFLIVLIFILLATSIQAQEKYIVDGQTYELKTELKGPLTLLWNTIEGRYRYFLERGNTVLELKNTKENGQYQEEYKTVLKQQTADAEISAEKVKLTLPSLHDFVARYNKMKDPNFEDTNKNIALHFRLGGFVGITNSIYTANPEDISQAFVGVELEMLDLVKLKRHALVLDFQHTFESSDYKYSASQLALNYRFKFVKTPKLDIYLNAKFAALTFYSMQISFMEETTLQTRNDSGSDFNAPLTFGIGADYKVGDGYITFRYQDIVGINVDSNKEFPINFSLGYKFNL